Proteins encoded by one window of Salvia splendens isolate huo1 chromosome 14, SspV2, whole genome shotgun sequence:
- the LOC121764017 gene encoding glutathione S-transferase F12-like, which yields MVVKVYGATYAACPLRVMTCLFELGFQFDLIKVDLQSGEQKQPQNLLRQPFGQVPSIEDGDFKLFESRAIIRYYAAKSASQGGTNLLGETLEERALVDQWMEVEVNNYNPLIYTMVLQLVVLPQQGQVGDMELVQDCKGKLEKVLDVYEERLSKSKYLGGERFTIADLTHLPNTRFLVEEGGMEDLIKRRKNLHNWWLDISSRPSWLKVMDLPK from the exons ATGGTTGTTAAAGTATATGGTGCCACCTATGCAGCTTGCCCACTGAGGGTTATGACTTGCCTTTTCGAGTTAGGATTTCAATTTGATCTCATAAAAGTTGATCTTCAATCAGGAGAGCAGAAACAACCACAAAATCTACTCAGACAG CCCTTTGGACAAGTCCCTTCCATAGAGGACGGAGATTTCAAGCTTTTTG AATCTAGGGCAATAATCCGGTACTACGCAGCAAAAAGCGCAAGTCAAGGTGGCACAAATCTATTGGGCGAAACATTAGAAGAGAGAGCCTTGGTAGACCAATGGATGGAAGTAGAAGTCAACAACTACAATCCATTGATTTACACAATGGTCCTCCAGCTTGTGGTATTACCCCAACAGGGGCAAGTGGGCGACATGGAATTAGTCCAAGATTGCAAGGGTAAATTGGAGAAAGTGCTCGATGTGTACGAGGAGAGGCTGTCCAAGAGCAAATATTTGGGTGGGGAGAGGTTCACTATAGCCGATCTGACCCACCTTCCAAACACGAGGTTCCTAGTTGAGGAAGGAGGTATGGAGGATTTGATCAAACGGAGGAAAAATCTCCACAATTGGTGGCTAGATATTTCCAGCCGTCCATCATGGCTAAAGGTCATGGACCTCCCAAAATAA